Part of the Coriobacteriaceae bacterium genome is shown below.
GCAAGGCTGCCATATCTAAAAGAGGCGCTTACATGGCGCCTCCGCAGAATGATCGACATCGCTGAATGGAGTTAGCGAGACAGCGTCGCGCCGTCAGCTCCCTTACCTCCCGCGCAACGCCTTGAGCTTTGCCAGGGCATCGGGGCTCAGGCGACTGCCCAGAGTCATCTTGATCTGCGGAGCTTCCTCTGCCTCGTGAACGTCGTTATCGATCTGCTTGATCTCGTCCACCAGCATACGGCTCGAGATGCGCGTAACACCCTTGCCCATGACGACGGCCTGGATTGTGCCGTCACTCGACACCACGGAGCACGCGCGGCCCTCCTCACGTGCCTCGATGCAGAGCTTCTGCACCACGGTATCGGCAGAGACGCCCGTCGGCGAAAACTCGATGCGCACGCCGCGGGCCGGCAGGTTGGGGCGCTCGCTGGAGATATTGCCCGCGCCGTCGAACACGATCACGGCCTCGTAGCGGCCCTGGGCAAAGGCGGCGACGTCGTTGATGAGGGCGGTGCGCGCCATATCGTGAACGTCGCTGGAATACGGATCGTCGGAATGGTCGTACACGAGCTTTTCGTAGCGCGGCGTGCAGTGGATCACGTTGTAGCCGTCGACCACCAGCAGCTCGGGCTTATTGGAGTGCACCGTCGAGACCGGATCGGCGATAGCCTGCGCAAACGCATTGCCGCCCACGCCGTAGGTCGCGGCCGAGACAATCGGCTTGGCCGAGCCTTCGCCAAAGCGCTTGGCCTTGGACTTGGCACGGTTCTTTTTGGACATGCGCTACTCCTCCCCCATGAGTTCGCCGGCGTTGCGGCGCAGCCACTCAAAGCACAGCGCCGTGGTCGCCTGGGCAACATTGAGGCTCTCGGTCATGCCGCGCTGGGGAAGCTTGGCCAAAAAGTCGCATTTCTCGAGCACCAGGCGCGAGATGCCGTCGCCCTCGGAGCCCATGACGAGCGCCACGCGGCCTTCGAAGGGAGCATCCCAGCAGCTGCCTTCGGCGTGCTCGGAGGCACCGCCCACCCAAAAGCCAGCGGCCTTGAGGTCATCGAGCGCACGGGCGATGTTGGGCACTTGCGCGATGGGCAGGTGCATGACAGCGCCGGCAGAGGTCTTGTAGCTGCCCACGGTCACGCCGGCGGCACGCTTGTTGGCGATGATGACGCCCGCGGCGCCCACGACCTCGGCGGAGCGCACGATAGCACCAAAGTTACCGTCGTCGGTCACATGGTCGAGCACCACGACAAGCGCCGGGCCCTCGCCTGCGCGGTCGAAAATATCGGCGACATCGGCATAGGGAAAATTACCCACCTCGAGCGCGATGCCCTGGTGCGCACCATGGCTCGACAGCACATCGAGCTGCGCGCGCGGCACATACTTAATGCGGACACCCGCGGCGTTGAGGTCGTCGACCAGGCGCGACAAGGCGGCATCGCGCTCCCCGCCCTCGGCAATGAGCGCGCACTTGATGGGAAAACCAGTGCGTAGCGCCTCGGCGGCAGCACGACGACCTTCGATAAACTCGCCTTTGGGGACCTGAACGTTGTCGCGGGTGCGATCTCGCTGAGGACGCGCAGCCTGGGCATGGGAGCGCTCGTGCTGGCCCTTGGGAGCGGCAGCGCGGTCGTTGCGGCGAATCGGACGCGAGCCAGAAGCAACCTGTTTGCCACCACGCGATGCACGCTTGCGATTGTCGGCCATAGGACGGCCTCCTAAATATAACTATCAAACGAAACAAATAGACCGACCGTCCGAGGTGCGGCAGATTGCCTTGAAAGAGGAGGGCATAGACCTTGAGGTCATGCCCGACGATTGAAAGGCAAGGTGCCGTGGCTCGGGCGGTCGGGTGCCTGGGAAACCCGCAGGGATTAGAGAGATTTGATACGGGTGCCGGCGGCGGTATCCTCGATCGTCAGACCCAGGTCCTTGAGCTGATCGCGGATGGCATCGGCCAGATCCCAGTTCTTGGCGGCACGGGCCTCGGCGCGAGCCTCGAGAATCTTGGCAGCTGCCTCGTCCACATCGTCACCCGTGTAGGCGACCAGGCCGGCGGCAACGCCCAAAAGACCCAGCGGCAACTCGACCTTAGGCTCGGGAAGCTCGACGCCAAACGTATCGAGCAGCTCGGTCAGCGTATCGGCGGCAGCCAGGGCTGCGGCCTTGTCGGCAGCATCGCCCGCCTGCTCCAGATACTGGTTGCACTCGGTGACAAAGCCAAAGACGGCGCCCATGGCACCGGCGGTGTTAAAGTCGTCGTCCATGCACTCCTTAAAGGTGGCGCGGGTCTCGGCGGCCTTGGCGGCAAACGCCTCGGATACTGCCTCATCGGCATCGGCCGTCGCGTGGTTCGCAGCCCAACGCAGGTTCTCGACCGTACCGGCGATACGCGTGAGCGAGTTCTCGGCACCCTCCAGGCGCTCCCAAGAAAAGTCGAGCGGCGAGCGATAGCTCGTCTGCAGCATCAACAGGCGCAGGGCCGCGGCAGAGTGCTGCTCGAGGACCTCGGCCAGCGTAAAGAAGTTACCGAGCGACTTGGACATCTTCTCGCCGTCGACCAGCAGCATGCCCGTGTGCATCCAGGTGTTGGAGAAACCCTGGTGCCAGGCGCAGGTGGCCTGGGCGCACTCGTTCTCGTGATGCGGGAAGGCAAGGTCGGAGCCGCCGCCGTGGATGTCGATCGGGGTGCCCAGGTAGCGGTGCACCATGGCGGCGCACTCGGTGTGCCAACCGGGACGGCCCTCGCCCCAGGGGCTCGGCCAGCTGGGCTCGCCGGGCTTGGCGGCCTTCCACAGGGCAAAGTCGAGCGGGTCGTTCTTGTCCTCGTTCTCCTCGATGCGCGCACCAACCATAAGGTCGTCGATGTTGCGGCCCGAGACCTGACCGTAGTTGGGATCGCTGCGCACGGCAAAGTACACATCGCCGTTATCGGCTGCGTAAGCGTGGCCCTGCTCGATAAGCGTCTTGATCATGGCGATCATGGGGCCGATCTCCTTGGTAGCGCGGGGACGCACATCGGGGTCGAGCACGTTGGCAGCGCGCATGACGCCGATGAACTTGTCGGAGAACTCCGTCGCGACCTCGGCGGCAGTGCGGCCCTGATCGTTGGCGCGCTTGATGATCTTGTCATCGACATCGGTGAGGTTCTGGGCGAACGTGACCTCATAACCGCTCGCGATGAGCCAGCGACGAATCACGTCAAAGCTGATGAACGTGCGGGCATTGCCGATGTGGATGTTGTCGTAGACCGTGGGGCCGCACACGTACATGCGGACCTTGCCGGACTCGATGGGCTGGAACTCTTCCTTTTTATGGGTAGCGCTGTTGTAGATACGCATTCGTTACTCCTTAACGGTTTTCTGTAGCAGGCAGACGGCCCAGGCACCGATTCCCTCGCCCTGGCCTTCCCAACCGAGCTTTTCGGTCGTAGTGGCGGCGACGCCCACGTTTTCGACGTCAACGCCCAGGGCATGGGCAAGGTTGGCGCGCATGGCATCGCGGTGCGGAGTGATCTTGGGCTGCTGACAGGCAATGGTGCAATCGGCATCGACAAACTCAAAGCCCAGCTCGCGCGCATAGTCCATCACGCGAGCGAGCAGCACCATCGAATCGGCACCCTCGTAGGCGGGATCGGTGTCGGGGAATAGCTTGCCGATGTCTCCCCCGCGGCAGGCGCCCAGAATGGCGTCGGCCAGGGCATGCGCGAGCACATCGGCATCCGAGTGGCCCAGCAGGCCGCGCTCGTAGGGAATGTCAACCCCGCCGATGATACATCGACGCCCCTCCACCAAACGGTGGACGTCGTAGCCGTGGCCAATGCGCAGGTTACTGAACATGGGGAAGGTCCTCTCCCTCGGCCATGCGGCCAAGCAGAATCGCGGTTACGGGACGCAGGTCCTCGGGCACCGTCACCTTAAGGTTATCGCGCGGGCTCTGGACACAGCGGACGCGCCCGCCCATGCGCTCGACCAGCGAAGAATCGTCGGTCCCGATAAAGCCCTCGGCGATAGCTGCGGTGTGGGCGCGCTTCATGGCGTCGACGCTAAAGATCTGCGGTGTCTGCGCGGCCCAGTAGAGCTCACGCGGCGGCGTCTCGACGATATTGTCGCCGTCGACGATCTTGAGCGTGTCGATCGCGGGCTGACCGCATACGACACCGTCGAGCGAGCGGTCGCCCACAAGCACGTCGATCGCATGATCGATGGCCTCGGTCGTGATAAGCGGACGGGCGCCGTCGTGGATGGCGACATATTCGAAACCCGCCGGAACCGCATGCACGCCGGCACGGGTGGAATCCTGACGGGTATCGCCGGCATCGGCGAAGCTGATGGGCGTGTCATAGTCAAACGGGTCGATGGCCAGGCGGCGCATCTCGGCACGGCGCTCGGCAGGGCACACCACCACGATGTGGCCGACCTTGTCGCTCCGATCGAACGCGCGGATGGACCAGCTCATAAGCGGACGGCCCGCTACATTGACGAGCTGCTTGCCACCGGGATTTCCAAAGCGCTGGCCGCTGCCACCGGCAACGACCACGGCGCATACGGGCGCCATTATGCGTTCCCCTGTTTGGTGCCCTTCATGCGGTACAGGGAGTCCGCAAGAATGGCAGGGTTGTTAACGCCAAAGTCGCCCAGGCGCTCCGGATCCTCGCTGATGTCGTCCATGAGCTCCTGCAGCGAGCCGTACTCGTCGACGATCTTCTCGGCCACGCCGTCACGCACGACGGACACACGCGAAAGCGTGCGCAGGCCCAGCGGTGTCATGACGGAGTCCTCGTCCAGGTCGTCGTAGCCCAGAACTGCCGCCACATGCTGCGGGTCGGACAGGTCCTTAGGCGTCATGCGGCTCAGGTTGGCGCGGATCTTCTCGGCATTGGCCTCGGAGGAATCGCTCGCGTAGTCGCGAATCATCAGGTCGTACTCGGTATCCATGCTGGAGCCGGCGAGCTGCTCGAGCTGCATCTGCACGAGCTTGCCCTGGTTACCCAGCTTGACAATGCAATCCTTAAGCTCAGTCTTTGCCTGCTGCATGATCTCGAAACTCGAGAAAATACCGGTAATGTCAGCGAGCGTAACGTAGTCGTCGAGCTCGAGGGCCGTCAGGCGCAACAGGGAGCGGTCGAGCGACTGACGGGTGGTCTGGAGCGTGGCGACGAGCTGGTTGACCGAGCTCATGATGGTGGTGACGGGCTGGATCTCGTAGCTCTTGCCGTGAACGTACACGTTGACGACGGCACGACGGGCCGAAACCGAGATCACGATGGCGTCGGTGAGCACCGACATGCGAGCGGCAGTACGGTGACGCATGCCCGTCTCGCTCGTGGCAAGCGAGGGATCGGGATTGAGGTGGAAGTTGGCGCGCAGGATCTGGGTGAGGTCGCCGTCGATAACGATGGCGCCGTCCATCTTGGAGAGCTCGAACAGACGGTTCGAGGTGAACGAAATGTTGAGCGGGAAGCCGTCGTTACCGGCAGCGAGCACGTTTTCGGTGTCGCCGACGCAGATAAGGGCGCCCAGGTGACCGGCGATGATCATGTCGAGGGCGGTACGGATCGGCTGACCAGGTGCCGTCAGGCGGATGGCCTGTTCCATACGCTTTTGCAGCTCGTTCTTATCCAAGGCATCGCTCCCATCGTATACGCTCCATAAACGCTAAATAGTTTCTCACGGTTTGTCCCTGCGGCGCTTGCGAAATCCGATGCTTACAGAATGAGCGAACACCGCCGAGAGCCTTAACCCAAATGAGCTGTTCATGTGGTAGCATCGGGATTCACATGAATGAGGGAGTAGTCGCGTGACCGGGTTCGCCTCCTGTGGCGCGGCAAGTCAACATACTGGCCGAAACGGTCTGGCTTGCCTTAATGAACGAGACTCGTGGTTGTACGCGCAGCACGTACGCCACGGGTCTTTTTTGTTGCTCCCCTGCCAGAAGTACACGCGGGTTCGCCCGCAGAGAGGGAGCCAGACTATGGGACTCGCAGAGCTCGTGTTGCTCGCTGTTGGCCTTTCGATGGACGCATTTGCCATATCCATCTGCAAGGGCCTTGGCATGAAGAAGATCAACCTTAAGGTCGCCGTGGTGCTCGGCCTGTTCTTTGGCGGCTTTCAGGCCGGCATGCCCGTAATCGGATGGGCGCTCGGCAGTCAATTCATGGGCATCATCGGGCCCATCGACCACTGGATCGCCTTTGTCCTTTTGGCCTTTATCGGCGCCAAAATGCTGTGGGAAGCCTTTACAGAAGACGAGGACGGGGGCGACGGCAAGGATGCCGAAAAGATTGACCTGGGCGAGTACCTGATCCTCGCCATCGCCACCTCAATCGACGCCCTAGCCGTGGGCATCTCATTTGCCGCGCTCTCGGTCGACATCGTGCCCGCCGTATCGCTTATAGGCATCACAACCTTTATCTTCTCCATCGCCGGCGTGGCGATCGGCCATACCTTTGGCGCGCGCTACGAAAAGCCTGCCACCATCGTGGGTGGCGTCGTGCTCATCCTCATCGGGCTTAAGATCTTGCTTGAGCATCTGGGGATTCTCGCGATATAAAAAACGCCTCTCATAAGCTCAACGTCAATGTAGAGGTCTCATGCAGAGTTTTGCATAATGCCTTTTCATGCAGACTTTTGCATGTCATACTGATATGCAAAAGTCTGCACGTTAGGAGATCGCCGTGGATACCCTTCCCATCACCACACCGCGCCAAGCTGGCATCTACGTGCGTCAGGCACGCGAGGCTCAGGGTCTCACCCGTGCCGCCCTCGCTAAAAAGGCCGGTGTTTCGGAGCGCCTGCTCGCATCGCTCGAGCTAGGAGACGCCACTGGCATTCGACTCGACAAGTTACTGACGATTTTCAATGCTCTTGGACTGGCACTCGCCGCTCAAGGGGATATCGGCGAAGCAAAAAACGAGCGACCAGTCGACGCCCCGCATGCCAATCCGCTGCCTCGCAGCATCCCCAGGCGCCATCACACTCAACGTCCTCATCATCGCAAGCGTCGCAGCACAACCATCCCGATTCTTGCAGATGCTCCCTTTACGTCCGAACTCTACGACAAGGCCTTCGCAGATTTCGCCATGTCCAATCTCGGAGTCTCGATTGCCGCAAACGCATCTGCCCAGGCAAAGCCTGAAGGGAAATAGCCCATGGCCACAACATCGCTTCGAACTATTATTTGCGGCGTACCTGCGGGAATGCTCATACAGGATGAGAGCGGTCTTGTCAGCTTTGCCTATGATCAAGACTATGACGGGCCGGCCCTTTCGACCAACATACCTGTATCGAATCGCACATACAGCCAACAGGTCATGAATCCGTACCTATTTGGCCTTCTACCCGACAGCGAAGACCAGCGAAAAGCGATTGCCGCCGAATTCGACGTTAGGCCCAACAACCCCGTTGCACTGCTCAGCCATATCGGACTTGACTGTCCGGGCGGAGTGCAGTTTTGTGCCGAAGAAGATGTCGACGCCGTCCTGCATCGCACCGGCGAATACCGCCCTATAAGCGATCACGAAATTGCCCTGCGTCTCAAGTCAATCAGAGATGACCGCGATGCATCGTGGATGGGCCTAGATGAAAGTTGGTCACTTGGAGGCAATCAGGGCAAGTTCGCTCTCGCGCTCGTAGACGGTCACTGGTGCGAATGCGTGGGCTCCTCGCCTACAACGCATATTTTCAAAAATGGCGTTATCGGTTTTAAACTCGAGGCTCTCAATGAGTTTGTCTGCATGAAAAGCGCCCAGCGCGCCGGTATCGCAACGGCAAACGTCGAATATCGTATGTTTGAGGACGAACCTACCCTCATTGTTGAGCGCTATGACCGCGTGAAAGTCGGAGACGGAACGATCAGGCGCCTACATCAAGAAGACCTCTGTCAGGCGCTTGGGGTGATGCCCGCCCAAAAGTACACGGCAGACGGCGGCCCGACCACACGCGACATTCAAGAGCTCCTCGTAACTACGAGCCACCATCAACTTAACCTGCATCTGTTTACGCAGATACTGTTCTTCAACGCCATTATCGGCGCACCGGATGCGCATGCGAAAAACTATTCCCTGCTCCTTGGAAACGACGGCGCAGCCATGATGGCTCGAATGTACGATGTCGCATCGGGCTTGGCGTATGAGCGCATGCGACGTCGGGCACGCCTTGCTATGAGCGTTGGCGGCGAAAATCGTGTGGGGCGCATCGGTCCAGGTGCTATCCGCCGATACCACGGTATGGGCGACCCCGCGCTGGAGACGGCGCTCACCGATGCCGGGCTATCCGAGAAGTTTTGCTTTGCGACCATGATGGACCTCGCCTACGAGGTACCCATTTGCATGGAAGAGGTCATGGACGAATACGCCGATCTGCCCGGCATGGCGGACCTGCGCGAGCATATGCTCGGCCCCGTCCGCGAAAACTGCCAGCGAACCCTCGACCTCATCAGGGCGGATATGGGCTAGACGCCAATCAATTTCCCATTTCTTAAAAGAAGAGAGGGGGCACCCGTCGCAAAGGCTCGGATGCCCCCTCTCGTAATGTCATTTGCAATCCGCTGGCACGTGGCTCGGACTGCTGCTAGCGCAACCTTTACGCAGCAAGGCGCTTGAGGACGTCGATGAGCAGCTCGTAGAAGCGCTCGGCAGAAGCGAGCTCCATGCTCTCGTCCGGGGTGTGGACATCGGAGAGCGTCGGGCCCACGGCGATGGCGTCCAGGCCGTGCAGGGCCTCGGCAAACAGGCCGCACTCAAGGCCGGCGTGAATGGACTCGATGCGCAGCTCGGAGCCAAAGAGCTCGCGATAGCTCTCGACAAAGACGTCGCGGACCGGCGAATGCTCGGCATAGCTCCAGCCGGGATACTCGAACTCGAACTTGGCGTCGAAGCCCAGGACATCGGCCAACGTCTGCAGGCGGTCCTTGAACTCGTTCTGCAGCGAGGTGATCGAGGAGCGCGGGGACAGCATGATCTTGACCTCGTCGTCAGAAGTGGCAACCACACCGATGTTGGAGGAAACCTCGACGGAGCCGTCGGTGGCGACGTTGCGGCGAATCACGCCGTTAGGGGCAAGACGCAGGGCGCGGATGAGGGCAAGCGCGGACTTCTGGTCCATGGCCTCGACCTCGGCGTCGTCGGCAATCTCGACGGTGCAGGTAAAGCCGGGGTCGAAGACCTCGAGCTCGGCAGTGACGTCGGCGATGATGCCCTTTGCGATCTGGGCCGCGGCCTCGGCGGCAGCGTGGTCGGCGTAGACCAGAACAGCCTTGCACTCACGGTTGATGGCGTTGTCCTTGGTGCCGCCGTTAAAGCTGACGATGGCGGGCTCGCCGGCGACCATCAGGCGGTCGATGATGCGGGCCATGATGAGGTTGCCGTTGCCGCGCTCCAGGTGGATGTCGGCGCCGGAGTGACCACCCAGCAGGCCGGAGATCTCGAGCGTAAGGGTGCTGCCGGTCTTGTGCTCGCGCACGATCGGGCAGGTGTAGGTAACGACGACACCGCCGGCGCAGCTGACGGTGGCCACGCCCTCCTCCTCGGAATCGAGGTTGATCATGGTGCGGGCGCTAATCTGGGACTTGTCGAGCGTCTCGGCGCCAACCAGGCCAGTCTCCTCGTCGGTGGTGAACACGCACTCGAGGGCCGGATGAGCAATCGAATCGTCGTTGAGCACGGTGAGCATCAGAGCGACAGCAATGCCGTTGTCGGCGCCCAGGGTGGTGCCGTTAGCGGTGAGGACGCCGTCCTTGACGACCAGGTCGATACCATCGGTCGTAAAGTCGTGCTCAACGGAGCCAAGCTTGTCGCACACCATGTCGATGTGGCCCTGCAGCATCACGGTCGGGGCATTCTCGGCGCCGGCA
Proteins encoded:
- a CDS encoding manganese efflux pump MntP family protein yields the protein MGLAELVLLAVGLSMDAFAISICKGLGMKKINLKVAVVLGLFFGGFQAGMPVIGWALGSQFMGIIGPIDHWIAFVLLAFIGAKMLWEAFTEDEDGGDGKDAEKIDLGEYLILAIATSIDALAVGISFAALSVDIVPAVSLIGITTFIFSIAGVAIGHTFGARYEKPATIVGGVVLILIGLKILLEHLGILAI
- the disA gene encoding DNA integrity scanning diadenylate cyclase DisA, with amino-acid sequence MDKNELQKRMEQAIRLTAPGQPIRTALDMIIAGHLGALICVGDTENVLAAGNDGFPLNISFTSNRLFELSKMDGAIVIDGDLTQILRANFHLNPDPSLATSETGMRHRTAARMSVLTDAIVISVSARRAVVNVYVHGKSYEIQPVTTIMSSVNQLVATLQTTRQSLDRSLLRLTALELDDYVTLADITGIFSSFEIMQQAKTELKDCIVKLGNQGKLVQMQLEQLAGSSMDTEYDLMIRDYASDSSEANAEKIRANLSRMTPKDLSDPQHVAAVLGYDDLDEDSVMTPLGLRTLSRVSVVRDGVAEKIVDEYGSLQELMDDISEDPERLGDFGVNNPAILADSLYRMKGTKQGNA
- the cysS gene encoding cysteine--tRNA ligase, giving the protein MRIYNSATHKKEEFQPIESGKVRMYVCGPTVYDNIHIGNARTFISFDVIRRWLIASGYEVTFAQNLTDVDDKIIKRANDQGRTAAEVATEFSDKFIGVMRAANVLDPDVRPRATKEIGPMIAMIKTLIEQGHAYAADNGDVYFAVRSDPNYGQVSGRNIDDLMVGARIEENEDKNDPLDFALWKAAKPGEPSWPSPWGEGRPGWHTECAAMVHRYLGTPIDIHGGGSDLAFPHHENECAQATCAWHQGFSNTWMHTGMLLVDGEKMSKSLGNFFTLAEVLEQHSAAALRLLMLQTSYRSPLDFSWERLEGAENSLTRIAGTVENLRWAANHATADADEAVSEAFAAKAAETRATFKECMDDDFNTAGAMGAVFGFVTECNQYLEQAGDAADKAAALAAADTLTELLDTFGVELPEPKVELPLGLLGVAAGLVAYTGDDVDEAAAKILEARAEARAAKNWDLADAIRDQLKDLGLTIEDTAAGTRIKSL
- a CDS encoding type II toxin-antitoxin system HipA family toxin, which produces MATTSLRTIICGVPAGMLIQDESGLVSFAYDQDYDGPALSTNIPVSNRTYSQQVMNPYLFGLLPDSEDQRKAIAAEFDVRPNNPVALLSHIGLDCPGGVQFCAEEDVDAVLHRTGEYRPISDHEIALRLKSIRDDRDASWMGLDESWSLGGNQGKFALALVDGHWCECVGSSPTTHIFKNGVIGFKLEALNEFVCMKSAQRAGIATANVEYRMFEDEPTLIVERYDRVKVGDGTIRRLHQEDLCQALGVMPAQKYTADGGPTTRDIQELLVTTSHHQLNLHLFTQILFFNAIIGAPDAHAKNYSLLLGNDGAAMMARMYDVASGLAYERMRRRARLAMSVGGENRVGRIGPGAIRRYHGMGDPALETALTDAGLSEKFCFATMMDLAYEVPICMEEVMDEYADLPGMADLREHMLGPVRENCQRTLDLIRADMG
- a CDS encoding NYN domain-containing protein, with translation MSKKNRAKSKAKRFGEGSAKPIVSAATYGVGGNAFAQAIADPVSTVHSNKPELLVVDGYNVIHCTPRYEKLVYDHSDDPYSSDVHDMARTALINDVAAFAQGRYEAVIVFDGAGNISSERPNLPARGVRIEFSPTGVSADTVVQKLCIEAREEGRACSVVSSDGTIQAVVMGKGVTRISSRMLVDEIKQIDNDVHEAEEAPQIKMTLGSRLSPDALAKLKALRGR
- the rlmB gene encoding 23S rRNA (guanosine(2251)-2'-O)-methyltransferase RlmB; protein product: MADNRKRASRGGKQVASGSRPIRRNDRAAAPKGQHERSHAQAARPQRDRTRDNVQVPKGEFIEGRRAAAEALRTGFPIKCALIAEGGERDAALSRLVDDLNAAGVRIKYVPRAQLDVLSSHGAHQGIALEVGNFPYADVADIFDRAGEGPALVVVLDHVTDDGNFGAIVRSAEVVGAAGVIIANKRAAGVTVGSYKTSAGAVMHLPIAQVPNIARALDDLKAAGFWVGGASEHAEGSCWDAPFEGRVALVMGSEGDGISRLVLEKCDFLAKLPQRGMTESLNVAQATTALCFEWLRRNAGELMGEE
- the ispF gene encoding 2-C-methyl-D-erythritol 2,4-cyclodiphosphate synthase, yielding MFSNLRIGHGYDVHRLVEGRRCIIGGVDIPYERGLLGHSDADVLAHALADAILGACRGGDIGKLFPDTDPAYEGADSMVLLARVMDYARELGFEFVDADCTIACQQPKITPHRDAMRANLAHALGVDVENVGVAATTTEKLGWEGQGEGIGAWAVCLLQKTVKE
- a CDS encoding aminoacyl-histidine dipeptidase, whose amino-acid sequence is MDYKITGYEPAQLFHFFEEISAIPRGSGNEKGISDFLVAFAKERGLDVYQDEVYNVIIRKPASAGAENAPTVMLQGHIDMVCDKLGSVEHDFTTDGIDLVVKDGVLTANGTTLGADNGIAVALMLTVLNDDSIAHPALECVFTTDEETGLVGAETLDKSQISARTMINLDSEEEGVATVSCAGGVVVTYTCPIVREHKTGSTLTLEISGLLGGHSGADIHLERGNGNLIMARIIDRLMVAGEPAIVSFNGGTKDNAINRECKAVLVYADHAAAEAAAQIAKGIIADVTAELEVFDPGFTCTVEIADDAEVEAMDQKSALALIRALRLAPNGVIRRNVATDGSVEVSSNIGVVATSDDEVKIMLSPRSSITSLQNEFKDRLQTLADVLGFDAKFEFEYPGWSYAEHSPVRDVFVESYRELFGSELRIESIHAGLECGLFAEALHGLDAIAVGPTLSDVHTPDESMELASAERFYELLIDVLKRLAA
- a CDS encoding helix-turn-helix domain-containing protein encodes the protein MDTLPITTPRQAGIYVRQAREAQGLTRAALAKKAGVSERLLASLELGDATGIRLDKLLTIFNALGLALAAQGDIGEAKNERPVDAPHANPLPRSIPRRHHTQRPHHRKRRSTTIPILADAPFTSELYDKAFADFAMSNLGVSIAANASAQAKPEGK
- the ispD gene encoding 2-C-methyl-D-erythritol 4-phosphate cytidylyltransferase, with amino-acid sequence MAPVCAVVVAGGSGQRFGNPGGKQLVNVAGRPLMSWSIRAFDRSDKVGHIVVVCPAERRAEMRRLAIDPFDYDTPISFADAGDTRQDSTRAGVHAVPAGFEYVAIHDGARPLITTEAIDHAIDVLVGDRSLDGVVCGQPAIDTLKIVDGDNIVETPPRELYWAAQTPQIFSVDAMKRAHTAAIAEGFIGTDDSSLVERMGGRVRCVQSPRDNLKVTVPEDLRPVTAILLGRMAEGEDLPHVQ